A DNA window from Chryseobacterium sp. MEBOG06 contains the following coding sequences:
- a CDS encoding T9SS-dependent M36 family metallopeptidase, which yields MKKIRLSAKLLLFCSLFSVSLISAQKYEQTIKDYVNSNQGVFQRVNPELKAFKIINVDPSASLKGDVVGIQQVINGIPVFGSSANVLIREGKVLNFADTFIKTYPSAIKGKESGRKDALVAQTIKKLNGLSTLKNIDGKEEPIKTNVVYFAKAGELILGYQLNVEEKGTSNVWNTIVNAEDGSVLYQENTTLSCDFHSEAYDHHSIGGALSHSNAYASSLPASFGEIDLKKNTNFVLSPDNATYNVFAFPTEAPTFGSRTLLTNPWDLTASPEGWHSDGTNSYTITRGNNAFAYTDEANTNVPQFSPDGGPNRSFDFPLDITAPHTTYTSAAVTNLFYNTNKMHDLFYKFGFTESARNYQTNNFGNGGVGNDPVLSEARDGSGLNNANFNPGVEGTSGRMQMFLFSPTNARYLYYNSPSNYTARTPAAATAQFGPQIMGNPPVTGDLALSTPADACTAVAAGTLTGKIAVVNAAGCSFSIKTKNLQNAGAIGVIQYHPNSNTPVGLGGTDTTITIPTIMVGLSEGQFLVNDLTNGIVGNATLKTDAVYKDASLDNGVISHEYGHGISNRLTGTGSSCLSYISSNEQMGEGWSDFFALMVTAKPGDNASIARGMGTYVSGQETTGLGIRPVRYSPDFAINNYTYGRTNGMKISTSISGIPVTVPDVHSIGFIWASMLWDLNWKYVEKYGYNNNVLADANSGTARVLQLVMDALKLQPCNPTFVQGRDAILAADQASTNGANKCMIWNTFAKRGLGVNASAGALNGLAFGANQPLPEMSDQVEDFSVPAECGVLAVNEVKNSKGISIYPNPVRNEFTIQTPSDVNLSGITTVSIYDFTGKLISQDSINLNKQTTISAEKLINGAYIVKVSNNSIDYTQKIIVSK from the coding sequence ATGAAAAAAATTCGACTTAGTGCTAAACTTCTGTTGTTTTGTTCACTTTTTAGTGTTAGTTTAATCTCTGCTCAAAAATATGAACAAACGATTAAAGATTACGTTAACTCAAACCAAGGAGTATTTCAAAGAGTAAATCCGGAACTTAAAGCATTTAAAATCATTAATGTGGATCCTTCAGCAAGTTTGAAAGGAGATGTTGTAGGAATACAGCAGGTAATTAATGGTATTCCGGTTTTTGGAAGTTCCGCCAATGTATTAATCAGAGAAGGTAAAGTGTTAAATTTTGCGGATACCTTTATTAAAACTTATCCTTCAGCCATCAAGGGAAAGGAAAGTGGAAGAAAGGATGCTTTGGTAGCACAAACGATTAAAAAACTGAACGGTTTGTCGACGTTGAAAAATATTGATGGAAAAGAGGAGCCTATCAAAACAAATGTTGTTTATTTTGCAAAAGCAGGAGAATTAATACTTGGATATCAGCTAAATGTAGAAGAAAAAGGTACAAGTAACGTTTGGAATACCATTGTAAATGCTGAAGATGGTTCTGTTTTATATCAGGAAAATACTACTCTTTCTTGTGATTTTCATTCGGAAGCTTACGATCATCATTCTATAGGAGGTGCTTTATCCCATTCAAATGCTTATGCATCTTCTCTCCCGGCTAGTTTTGGGGAAATAGATTTAAAAAAGAATACAAATTTTGTATTATCACCTGATAATGCTACTTATAATGTCTTTGCATTTCCTACAGAAGCACCAACTTTTGGAAGCCGTACATTACTTACAAACCCATGGGATCTTACTGCTTCCCCGGAAGGGTGGCATTCTGACGGAACCAATAGCTACACTATAACGAGAGGTAACAATGCTTTTGCATATACTGATGAGGCCAATACGAATGTCCCACAGTTCTCCCCCGATGGAGGACCTAACAGATCATTTGATTTTCCTTTGGATATAACAGCACCCCATACTACCTATACATCAGCTGCAGTAACCAATTTATTCTATAATACGAATAAAATGCATGATTTATTTTATAAATTTGGATTTACAGAATCAGCAAGAAATTATCAGACAAATAATTTTGGAAACGGAGGGGTAGGTAATGACCCGGTTCTTTCTGAGGCAAGAGACGGAAGTGGTCTTAATAACGCTAACTTTAATCCTGGAGTGGAAGGAACAAGCGGAAGAATGCAGATGTTTCTTTTTTCACCTACCAATGCAAGATATCTTTACTATAATTCACCATCCAATTATACCGCGAGAACACCGGCCGCTGCTACAGCCCAATTTGGACCGCAAATTATGGGTAATCCACCTGTAACAGGTGACCTGGCTCTTTCAACGCCTGCTGATGCATGTACTGCAGTTGCAGCGGGAACTCTTACAGGAAAAATAGCTGTGGTAAACGCTGCAGGATGTAGTTTCTCTATTAAAACAAAGAATTTACAAAATGCCGGAGCAATAGGAGTTATACAATACCATCCTAACAGCAATACTCCTGTGGGATTAGGCGGAACAGACACAACAATCACTATTCCTACAATAATGGTTGGCTTGTCAGAAGGCCAGTTTCTGGTGAATGACTTAACTAATGGTATCGTTGGAAATGCAACACTGAAAACAGATGCAGTTTATAAAGATGCAAGTTTAGATAATGGAGTTATCAGCCACGAATATGGTCATGGGATTTCTAACCGTCTTACCGGAACAGGAAGCTCTTGTCTCTCTTATATTTCGTCTAACGAACAGATGGGAGAGGGATGGTCTGACTTTTTTGCCCTTATGGTGACTGCTAAACCTGGTGATAATGCTTCTATTGCAAGAGGTATGGGAACTTATGTTTCAGGACAGGAAACTACAGGATTAGGAATAAGACCTGTAAGATATTCTCCTGACTTTGCAATCAATAATTATACTTATGGACGTACTAATGGAATGAAAATCAGTACAAGTATTTCGGGAATTCCTGTTACAGTACCGGATGTTCACAGTATTGGTTTTATCTGGGCTTCTATGCTTTGGGATCTTAACTGGAAATATGTTGAAAAATATGGCTACAACAATAATGTTTTGGCTGATGCCAACAGTGGAACTGCCAGAGTTTTACAATTGGTAATGGATGCTCTTAAGCTTCAGCCATGTAACCCAACCTTTGTACAAGGTAGAGATGCAATCTTGGCTGCTGACCAGGCATCTACAAACGGAGCTAATAAATGTATGATCTGGAATACATTTGCTAAAAGAGGATTGGGAGTAAATGCATCTGCGGGAGCTCTTAATGGTTTGGCATTTGGGGCTAATCAGCCTTTACCGGAAATGAGTGATCAAGTAGAAGATTTTTCAGTTCCGGCTGAGTGCGGAGTTTTAGCCGTTAATGAAGTTAAAAACTCTAAGGGGATTTCTATCTATCCAAATCCTGTAAGAAATGAATTCACCATCCAAACTCCTTCAGATGTGAATCTATCAGGAATTACAACAGTTTCTATCTATGATTTTACAGGGAAGCTTATCTCTCAGGATAGCATTAATCTTAATAAGCAAACTACAATTAGCGCTGAAAAGCTGATCAATGGAGCATATATCGTAAAAGTTAGCAATAACTCAATTGATTATACTCAGAAGATTATAGTTTCAAAATAA
- a CDS encoding C45 family autoproteolytic acyltransferase/hydolase: protein MKKTYTNYPTYKRLFLYSFFSLTVISCGVSKSVHHIPEVKQYPLEIPQVTKINDSTFSYHQNFLTKNKQQLWELYIKGNPLQLGYNNGALTQSLMQKQEGIFFSKVEGFVPSKFKQKLLRGFLKWYNRKMYLNVREDYQAELFGLAQYSSDQYDFIAPKYLRNLYLHGAHDIGHAMQDLAMVGCSSLAVWDENTEDGDLLIGRNFDFYVGDDFAQNKLVEFVEPEIGIPYMSVSWPGMIGVVSGMNKEGITVTINAGKSKIPLTAKTPISLVTREILQYAKNIDEAITIAKKRKVFVSESILVGSAADKNAVIIEVSPKNFGVYRVQNTSRVLCTNHFQSEAYKDDKRNQKQIEESHSEYRYEKLQELLEEEKKLNPEKMASILRNRSGLKGEKIGYGNEKALNQLLAHHAIIFSPQKKLVWVSSNPYQLGEFVCYDLNEIFSVKKPVESLQLKTAFNIARDPFADSQEFKNYQEYRLVNTKVSNAIDNNEILTDDFIAHYQSLNPYFWKGYYVAGKYYFEKKEYKKAKIEFERALTKEITTVPDKKAVEKYLKKTLNKLK from the coding sequence GTGAAAAAAACTTATACCAACTATCCAACTTATAAAAGACTTTTTCTATACTCTTTTTTTTCTTTAACAGTTATTTCATGCGGTGTTTCAAAGTCTGTACATCATATTCCTGAAGTAAAACAATATCCGCTTGAGATTCCTCAAGTTACTAAAATCAATGATTCAACATTCAGCTATCATCAAAACTTTCTGACAAAGAATAAGCAGCAGCTTTGGGAGCTTTATATCAAAGGAAATCCATTGCAGCTGGGATATAATAACGGAGCATTGACCCAAAGTTTGATGCAGAAACAAGAAGGGATTTTCTTTTCAAAAGTAGAAGGATTTGTACCATCAAAGTTCAAACAAAAGCTGTTGAGAGGCTTTTTGAAATGGTATAATAGAAAGATGTACCTGAATGTAAGAGAAGATTATCAGGCAGAATTATTTGGATTAGCACAATACTCATCTGATCAGTATGATTTTATTGCACCAAAATATTTAAGAAACCTTTATCTGCATGGGGCACATGATATTGGGCATGCTATGCAGGATCTGGCAATGGTAGGCTGCTCATCCCTTGCGGTATGGGACGAAAATACAGAAGATGGTGATCTTTTGATTGGTCGAAATTTCGATTTCTATGTAGGTGATGATTTTGCCCAAAACAAACTGGTAGAATTTGTAGAGCCTGAAATTGGGATTCCTTATATGTCGGTGAGCTGGCCAGGAATGATTGGTGTAGTTTCAGGAATGAATAAAGAAGGAATTACTGTGACCATCAATGCCGGAAAATCCAAAATTCCTCTTACTGCAAAGACTCCAATTTCGCTTGTCACGAGGGAAATTTTACAATACGCTAAAAATATTGACGAGGCAATTACTATTGCTAAAAAAAGAAAAGTTTTTGTATCAGAATCTATTCTGGTAGGAAGTGCAGCAGATAAAAATGCAGTGATCATTGAAGTTTCACCTAAAAACTTCGGGGTATATAGAGTGCAGAATACAAGCAGAGTTCTTTGTACAAACCATTTTCAGTCGGAAGCTTATAAAGATGATAAAAGAAATCAGAAACAAATTGAAGAAAGCCATTCTGAATACCGATACGAGAAACTTCAGGAGCTTTTGGAGGAAGAGAAAAAGCTGAATCCTGAAAAAATGGCTTCCATTTTAAGGAACAGGTCCGGTTTGAAAGGTGAAAAGATCGGTTATGGCAATGAAAAAGCACTCAATCAGCTTTTGGCGCATCATGCCATTATATTTTCACCACAGAAAAAACTGGTTTGGGTTTCTTCAAATCCTTATCAGCTGGGAGAATTTGTATGTTATGATCTGAATGAAATTTTTTCAGTTAAAAAGCCAGTAGAAAGTTTGCAGTTAAAAACAGCATTCAATATTGCCAGAGATCCTTTTGCCGATTCACAGGAATTTAAAAATTATCAGGAATACAGGCTGGTCAATACAAAAGTAAGTAATGCTATAGATAACAATGAAATCCTTACTGATGATTTTATTGCTCATTACCAGTCTTTAAATCCTTATTTTTGGAAAGGATATTATGTGGCCGGAAAGTATTATTTTGAGAAAAAAGAATATAAAAAGGCAAAGATTGAATTTGAAAGAGCCCTCACTAAAGAAATCACCACAGTTCCGGATAAAAAAGCGGTAGAAAAATACCTGAAAAAAACCTTAAATAAACTGAAATGA
- a CDS encoding phytoene desaturase family protein, with protein sequence MKKEYDILVIGSGLGGLVSALILAKEGLKVCVLEKNNQYGGNLQTFSRDKLIFDTGVHYLGGLSKGQNLNRFFSYLEIMDELELQKMDEDGYDRISFADDEVEYPHAQGYQNFVEQLSVYFPDEKENIENYCEEIQYVCSQFPRYNVVGKDNYNEEILHLNTKRFIESVTQNKKLQSVLLGSNFLYAGDSENVPFYVHALTVNSYIQSAYKCTKGGSQISKLLIRKLRKYGAEVHKHSEVSEFVFNEKNTLTSVKTKTGKAYFAKQFISNIEIRSTIRLIGEERLKKSFLNRVLSWRPVSSCFSIYLVLKPQSLPNFNYNIYHYSSQESVWNAFRYKKETWPETYMLSSTASKHHPEFAESLTAISYMDFDEVKEWENTFNTIVDKNERGSGYEKFKFEKTEKMIEALEKRIPNLRHAIQNIYTSSPLSYRDYIGNFDGNMYGYMKSSENPLKTMVSPRTKIDNLFLTGQSVNMHGILGVTIGAFNTCAEILGKELIDSRLRK encoded by the coding sequence TTGAAGAAAGAATATGACATACTTGTAATCGGCAGTGGATTGGGAGGTCTTGTTTCGGCTCTTATTTTAGCGAAAGAAGGGCTGAAGGTTTGCGTGTTGGAGAAGAACAACCAGTATGGTGGAAATCTACAGACTTTCTCAAGAGATAAACTCATTTTTGATACCGGTGTCCATTATTTGGGAGGACTTTCAAAAGGGCAGAATTTAAACCGGTTCTTTTCCTATCTGGAAATTATGGATGAGCTGGAACTTCAGAAAATGGATGAAGACGGGTATGACCGGATTAGTTTTGCAGATGATGAAGTAGAGTATCCTCATGCACAGGGCTATCAGAATTTTGTGGAGCAATTGTCTGTATATTTTCCGGATGAAAAAGAAAATATTGAAAACTATTGTGAAGAAATTCAATACGTCTGCAGCCAGTTTCCAAGATACAATGTCGTAGGAAAAGACAATTATAACGAAGAGATCCTGCACCTCAATACCAAAAGATTTATAGAATCCGTTACTCAGAACAAAAAACTGCAGTCGGTTTTATTAGGTTCTAATTTCCTGTACGCCGGAGATTCTGAAAATGTTCCTTTTTACGTTCACGCCTTAACGGTGAATTCTTATATACAAAGCGCCTATAAATGTACAAAAGGAGGAAGCCAGATTTCTAAACTCCTTATTAGAAAGCTTCGGAAATATGGAGCCGAAGTGCATAAGCATTCTGAAGTTTCCGAATTTGTTTTTAATGAAAAGAATACATTGACTTCCGTAAAAACAAAGACAGGAAAAGCGTACTTTGCCAAACAGTTTATTTCGAATATTGAGATCCGTTCCACCATAAGGCTGATAGGAGAAGAGCGGTTGAAGAAATCATTTTTAAACAGAGTTTTGAGCTGGAGGCCTGTTTCATCGTGCTTCAGCATTTATTTGGTTTTAAAACCTCAAAGCCTTCCCAATTTCAATTATAATATTTACCACTATTCATCACAAGAATCAGTTTGGAATGCGTTCCGTTACAAAAAGGAAACATGGCCGGAAACCTATATGCTGTCCTCTACAGCTTCAAAACATCATCCGGAATTTGCAGAAAGTCTTACTGCTATCTCCTACATGGATTTTGATGAGGTGAAAGAATGGGAAAATACATTTAATACAATAGTGGATAAAAATGAAAGAGGATCAGGATATGAGAAATTTAAATTTGAAAAAACAGAGAAAATGATTGAGGCGTTGGAAAAGAGAATTCCCAATCTCAGACATGCTATCCAAAACATCTATACTTCTTCCCCGTTGTCTTACCGGGATTATATCGGAAATTTTGACGGAAACATGTACGGCTACATGAAAAGCTCAGAAAATCCACTTAAAACAATGGTTTCTCCACGTACTAAAATTGATAATCTTTTTCTGACAGGCCAGTCTGTCAATATGCACGGGATTTTGGGAGTTACTATTGGTGCTTTTAATACCTGTGCGGAAATTTTAGGAAAAGAACTGATTGACAGCCGTCTGCGAAAATGA
- a CDS encoding lipid A biosynthesis acyltransferase: MNKWKGKSKGTVLGYRIFVWCIRNIGIRSSYGVLYFVAAYYSLFQKKSNEYILYYFRKRLNYSYWKSISSIFKSYFTFGKVLIDKTAITAGLREKYTYEFDGIENLRNLLAAKKGGVLISAHIGNFEIAEHFFADIDFECQINLVTTDQEVTVIKEYLESVAVKKSNIKFIYVKDDMSHIFEINQALSNNELICFTGDRYFEGSKYLEADLLGKSAKFPAGPFLIASRLGVPVVYVYVMKEKNLHYHLYARVAQNIKNRDSQGLLQSYVQNLETMVKKYPLQWFNYFDFWDDVD, translated from the coding sequence ATGAACAAATGGAAAGGTAAATCTAAAGGAACAGTACTCGGATACAGAATATTCGTCTGGTGTATTAGAAATATCGGAATCAGAAGTTCATATGGTGTGCTTTATTTTGTAGCCGCCTATTACTCTCTGTTTCAGAAGAAGAGTAACGAATACATTCTTTATTATTTCCGAAAAAGACTGAATTATAGTTATTGGAAATCAATAAGTTCCATATTTAAAAGTTATTTTACTTTCGGAAAAGTTCTGATTGATAAAACGGCCATTACTGCCGGCCTGAGAGAGAAATATACCTACGAATTTGACGGTATTGAAAACCTAAGGAATCTTTTGGCAGCTAAAAAAGGCGGAGTTCTGATCAGTGCTCATATTGGTAATTTTGAAATTGCAGAGCACTTTTTTGCTGACATTGATTTCGAATGCCAGATTAATCTGGTGACTACAGATCAGGAAGTTACCGTGATCAAAGAATACCTGGAAAGTGTTGCCGTTAAAAAAAGTAATATCAAATTTATTTATGTAAAAGACGATATGTCTCATATTTTTGAGATCAATCAGGCGTTGTCAAATAATGAACTGATTTGCTTTACCGGGGATCGCTATTTTGAAGGATCGAAGTATCTGGAAGCTGATTTGTTGGGCAAAAGTGCGAAATTTCCGGCAGGGCCATTCCTTATTGCATCAAGGTTGGGAGTACCGGTAGTATATGTGTATGTAATGAAAGAAAAGAACCTTCATTATCACCTGTATGCAAGAGTAGCCCAAAATATAAAAAACAGAGATTCACAGGGACTTTTGCAGTCTTACGTTCAAAATCTGGAGACTATGGTAAAAAAATATCCCCTTCAATGGTTTAATTACTTTGATTTTTGGGATGATGTTGATTAA
- a CDS encoding acyl carrier protein: MEREKIVAIVNDFLVNEFEVDGDEISNDANLKNTLGLDSLDYIDMVVVIESNFGVKLGEADFKKMVTFNDFYTTIEDKIAEKNA; this comes from the coding sequence ATGGAAAGGGAAAAAATTGTTGCCATCGTTAATGATTTTCTGGTCAATGAATTCGAAGTAGACGGAGACGAAATCAGTAATGATGCCAACCTTAAAAATACACTGGGCTTAGACAGCCTGGATTATATCGACATGGTCGTCGTGATTGAATCCAATTTCGGAGTGAAATTAGGAGAAGCCGATTTCAAGAAAATGGTGACATTCAATGACTTCTATACAACGATTGAAGATAAGATTGCTGAAAAAAACGCGTAG
- a CDS encoding beta-ketoacyl-[acyl-carrier-protein] synthase family protein has translation MENRVVITGMGIYSCIGTSLEEVRESLYQGKSGIVLDEERKEFGFRSGLTGVVPKPDLKNLLNRRQRISMGEESEYAYLATLDALKQANLDEEFLDSHEVGILYGNDSVSKAVVESIDIAREKKDTTLMGSGAIFKSMNSTVTMNLSTIFRLKGINLTISAACASGSHSLGLAYVMIKNGLQDMIICGGAQETNKYSMASFDGLGVFSAREDEPTKASRPFDLERDGLIPSGGAATLIVESLESAQRRGAPIIAEIIGYGFSSNGGHISTPNVDGPALAMDRALKQSGLKASDIDYINAHATSTPIGDANEAKAIYEIFGSEVPVSSTKSMTGHECWMAGASEVIYSILMMQNDFVAPNINLENPDNEAQRINLVAKTKNQKIDVFLSNSFGFGGTNSALIVKKFD, from the coding sequence ATGGAAAATAGGGTTGTAATTACCGGAATGGGAATTTATTCCTGCATCGGGACATCTTTAGAAGAGGTCAGGGAATCCCTATATCAAGGAAAATCCGGAATTGTTTTAGACGAAGAAAGAAAAGAATTTGGCTTCAGATCAGGCCTTACAGGTGTTGTTCCAAAACCGGACCTGAAGAATCTTTTAAACAGACGCCAGCGTATCAGTATGGGTGAAGAAAGCGAATATGCTTATCTGGCTACCCTTGATGCATTGAAGCAGGCAAATCTGGATGAAGAGTTTTTAGATTCTCATGAGGTAGGAATTTTATATGGAAATGACAGTGTTTCCAAGGCGGTAGTAGAGTCTATTGATATAGCAAGAGAAAAGAAAGATACAACATTGATGGGATCGGGAGCGATCTTTAAATCAATGAACTCTACAGTAACCATGAACCTTTCTACGATCTTTAGGCTGAAAGGGATCAATCTTACCATAAGTGCAGCATGTGCAAGTGGCTCACACTCATTGGGACTGGCTTATGTGATGATCAAGAATGGTTTGCAGGATATGATTATCTGTGGAGGAGCTCAGGAAACCAATAAATATTCTATGGCGAGCTTTGATGGATTGGGCGTTTTCTCAGCCAGAGAAGATGAACCAACAAAAGCATCCAGACCTTTCGACTTAGAAAGAGACGGATTGATCCCAAGCGGAGGTGCCGCTACTTTGATCGTGGAAAGTTTAGAATCTGCCCAAAGAAGAGGAGCGCCTATTATTGCTGAAATTATTGGATATGGTTTCTCTTCAAACGGAGGACATATTTCAACCCCAAATGTGGACGGGCCAGCTTTGGCAATGGACAGAGCGCTTAAACAGTCAGGGTTAAAAGCTTCTGATATTGATTATATCAATGCTCATGCAACTTCTACTCCTATTGGGGATGCCAATGAAGCAAAAGCAATTTACGAGATTTTCGGCAGTGAAGTTCCTGTAAGCTCTACCAAATCTATGACCGGACACGAGTGCTGGATGGCAGGTGCAAGTGAAGTTATCTACTCAATTCTGATGATGCAGAACGATTTTGTCGCTCCAAATATTAATCTGGAAAATCCTGATAATGAAGCACAAAGGATAAATTTGGTCGCAAAAACAAAAAATCAAAAAATTGATGTATTTTTGTCGAATTCTTTTGGGTTTGGGGGAACCAATTCTGCACTAATAGTTAAAAAATTTGATTAA
- the fabG gene encoding 3-oxoacyl-ACP reductase FabG — MKCAIVTGGSRGIGRAICIKLAEEKNYHILINYASNETAAKETLAKVEELGATGEILKFDVGNTEETQSVLTGWQERNPEALVEVLVNNAGITRDGLFMWMQKEDWNSVINTSLDGFFNVTNFFIQKLLRNKYGRIINMVSVSGVKGTAGQTNYSAAKGALVGATKALAQEVAKRNITVNAVAPGFIRTDMTQEFNEEELKAMIPANRFGEAEEVADLVAFLASKKASYITGEVININGGIYS, encoded by the coding sequence ATGAAATGTGCAATTGTAACAGGTGGCTCCAGAGGAATCGGGAGGGCAATCTGTATAAAACTGGCTGAAGAAAAAAACTATCATATCCTCATCAACTACGCTTCAAATGAAACGGCAGCAAAAGAAACATTGGCTAAAGTAGAAGAATTGGGTGCTACAGGAGAAATTCTTAAATTTGATGTAGGAAATACCGAAGAGACACAATCTGTTTTAACAGGTTGGCAGGAGAGAAACCCCGAGGCATTGGTAGAAGTACTTGTCAATAATGCCGGAATCACGAGGGATGGTCTTTTTATGTGGATGCAGAAAGAAGACTGGAACAGTGTGATCAATACAAGTCTGGACGGGTTTTTCAATGTGACGAATTTCTTTATCCAAAAACTGCTTCGTAACAAATACGGAAGGATCATCAATATGGTTTCTGTTTCAGGAGTAAAAGGAACTGCTGGCCAAACGAATTATTCTGCGGCGAAAGGAGCATTGGTAGGGGCTACAAAGGCTCTTGCTCAGGAAGTTGCCAAAAGAAATATTACTGTGAATGCTGTAGCTCCTGGTTTCATCAGAACCGATATGACCCAGGAATTCAATGAAGAAGAATTGAAAGCAATGATTCCTGCCAACAGATTTGGAGAAGCAGAAGAAGTAGCTGACCTTGTGGCATTTTTAGCGTCTAAAAAAGCTTCATACATTACAGGAGAAGTGATTAATATTAACGGAGGAATTTATTCATAA
- the hutH gene encoding histidine ammonia-lyase, protein MKINNFLELKDFQKIIIGNEKIELDESLLSRVDKSFQFLKEFSKNKVIYGVNTGFGPMAQFKISDEDTHQLQYNLIRSHSSGIGNPLPADEVKACMLARLNTLSLGNSGVHQSVVYLLKELINRDITPLIFEHGGVGASGDLVQLAHLALVLIGEGEVFYKGERKSTKEVFEIEGLEPIQVEIREGLALMNGTSVMSGIGIVNAYKANQLTDISLRLSCAINEIVQAYDDHLSEALNGTKKHYGQQKVAERMRAHLADSKLIRKREDHLYTHFEEQEKVFKEKVQEYYSLRCVPQILGPVLDTLEYTEKVLENEINSANDNPIINVEDQHVYHGGNFHGDYISLEMDKLKIVVTKLTMLAERQLNYLLNAKINEILPPFVNLGKLGFNFGMQGVQFTATSTTAESQMLSNSMYVHSIPNNNDNQDIVSMGTNAAVICRKVIENAFEVLAIEAITIIQAVEYLGFQDKVSSSTKELYDDIRKIIPAFSDDMVMYPYLEKVKKYLKGM, encoded by the coding sequence ATGAAAATAAATAACTTTTTAGAACTGAAAGACTTTCAAAAAATTATCATTGGGAATGAAAAAATAGAACTGGATGAATCACTTTTATCAAGAGTGGATAAAAGTTTTCAGTTTTTAAAGGAATTTTCAAAAAATAAAGTAATATATGGTGTAAACACCGGTTTTGGGCCTATGGCTCAGTTTAAAATCAGTGACGAAGATACCCACCAGCTGCAATATAACCTGATAAGGAGCCATTCTTCAGGCATTGGAAATCCTTTACCTGCAGACGAAGTGAAAGCATGTATGCTGGCAAGACTGAATACCTTATCATTAGGGAATTCAGGAGTACACCAGTCTGTTGTTTATCTTCTTAAGGAGCTTATCAACAGAGATATTACCCCATTGATATTTGAACATGGAGGAGTAGGAGCAAGCGGCGACCTTGTTCAGCTGGCTCACCTTGCTTTGGTACTGATAGGAGAAGGAGAAGTATTTTATAAAGGAGAAAGAAAATCTACCAAAGAAGTTTTTGAAATTGAAGGCTTAGAACCGATACAAGTAGAGATCCGTGAAGGTCTTGCTTTAATGAACGGAACTTCGGTGATGTCAGGAATCGGTATTGTGAATGCCTATAAAGCCAATCAGCTTACAGATATATCTCTTAGACTTTCTTGTGCTATCAATGAGATTGTACAGGCTTATGATGATCATTTATCAGAAGCTCTGAATGGAACGAAAAAACATTACGGTCAGCAGAAAGTGGCAGAAAGAATGCGTGCTCACCTTGCAGACAGTAAGCTGATCAGAAAAAGAGAAGATCACCTTTATACCCATTTTGAAGAACAGGAAAAAGTATTCAAGGAAAAAGTTCAGGAATATTATTCATTAAGATGTGTACCTCAGATTTTAGGTCCGGTATTGGATACTTTGGAATATACAGAAAAAGTTCTTGAAAATGAGATCAATTCAGCCAATGATAACCCGATTATCAATGTTGAAGATCAACACGTTTATCACGGAGGAAACTTCCACGGAGACTATATCTCTTTGGAAATGGACAAACTTAAAATTGTGGTAACCAAATTGACAATGCTTGCAGAAAGACAGTTGAACTATCTTCTGAATGCTAAAATTAATGAAATTTTACCTCCTTTTGTAAATTTAGGTAAATTAGGTTTCAATTTTGGGATGCAGGGAGTGCAGTTTACAGCGACTTCTACTACGGCAGAAAGTCAGATGCTGTCGAATTCTATGTATGTTCACAGTATTCCAAACAATAACGATAACCAGGATATCGTTAGCATGGGAACCAATGCTGCGGTGATCTGCAGAAAAGTGATTGAAAATGCTTTTGAAGTATTGGCCATTGAAGCCATTACGATTATTCAGGCTGTTGAATATCTTGGGTTCCAGGATAAGGTTTCATCCTCTACAAAAGAATTGTATGATGACATCAGAAAAATAATTCCTGCTTTCTCAGATGATATGGTCATGTATCCGTATCTGGAGAAAGTAAAGAAATATCTGAAAGGAATGTAA